TCCAGGGCGGCCATGCATCCTGTGCCAGCAGAGGTGACGGCCTGACGGTACACCTTGTCCTGCACGTCGCCGCAGGCAAAGACGCCCTCCACGCTCGTGCGTGTCGTGCCGGGCTGTGTTTGAATGTAGCCGGCTTCGTCCACAACCACCTGGCCCTGTAAAAAAGACGTATTGGGCGCGTGGCCGATGGCGTAAAAAAGACCGCCGATGGATAACACCGACTCGGCGCCCGTGGTTGAATTTTTGACCTTAAGGCCCGTGACCACCTTGTCCCCTAAAATTTCAACAGGAAGGGTATTAAAAAGGACCTTGATCTTGGGGTTATTTTTGACGCGTTCCTGCATCACCTTGGCGGCGCGCAAAACATCGCGGCGCACGATCATCAGGACCTGGGAAGCGAACTTGGTCAAATAGGTGCTTTCTTCGACAGCCGAATCCCCGCCCCCGATGACAGCCAGGACCTTGTTACGAAAAACCGGCAAAGCCCCGTCGCAAACCGCGCAGGCGGAGATCCCCTTTTGCCACAGCCGTTGTTCCCCGGGCAAATTCATGCGCTTGGCCGCGGCGCCGGTGGAAATGATGAGCGCCCTGGTCTCATGAACGGCAGCGCCCACAAAGACCTTGAAAGGCCGTTGGGAAAGGTCCACGCGGTCCACGGTTTCGGTCAGGATGCGTGTGCCGCAATGCAAACTTTGCTCGCGCATCAGATCCATAAGCTTGGGGCCCGCAATGGCCTTGAAACCGGGATAATTTTCAACGTCGGTGGTGATGGTCAACTGCCCCCCGGCCGCAACGCCTCCGGCGAGCAGACCTTCAAACATCAAGGGCTTGAGAGCGGCCCTTGCCGCGTAGATCGCGGCTGTGTGTCCCGCGGGGCCCGAACCAACGATAATGAGGTCTTCCATCAGATGAGATAATGGTCCAATATTTTGGAGCGGGGTTTCTGTTCGGCCTTGGCCACCAGATCGCGCAGGATCTGGTCATA
This genomic interval from Candidatus Omnitrophota bacterium contains the following:
- the trxB gene encoding thioredoxin-disulfide reductase codes for the protein MMEDLIIVGSGPAGHTAAIYAARAALKPLMFEGLLAGGVAAGGQLTITTDVENYPGFKAIAGPKLMDLMREQSLHCGTRILTETVDRVDLSQRPFKVFVGAAVHETRALIISTGAAAKRMNLPGEQRLWQKGISACAVCDGALPVFRNKVLAVIGGGDSAVEESTYLTKFASQVLMIVRRDVLRAAKVMQERVKNNPKIKVLFNTLPVEILGDKVVTGLKVKNSTTGAESVLSIGGLFYAIGHAPNTSFLQGQVVVDEAGYIQTQPGTTRTSVEGVFACGDVQDKVYRQAVTSAGTGCMAALDAERFLSGH